In Uranotaenia lowii strain MFRU-FL chromosome 2, ASM2978415v1, whole genome shotgun sequence, one genomic interval encodes:
- the LOC129744136 gene encoding uncharacterized protein LOC129744136 isoform X1 produces MFTSSHFLVIVLALGVTFASPIGSEISDLQRACISMSGSDAGVWKFIASNLEFQSCRESKIGKNDANINFSTFNPGEMEKLCSSLNSSLACLDGMLEGAAMCLGKDDISSAKEKFNQLAVDFLDLMCDGNFNTVDVKFSEVANKDCIGDTDDLVKELSHCFATNMLDSESSPDNECLLYAKAIGCVKSKLDKCGGNPQLMKFLYAAVGPALILNNCYDETLSEESVNSSSEIVEEATSETLEIVEPRCNGSAEEQVRQLSECFSLNPLIGKSSSENESPLYSNGLDCDQEITKKCGKSSSENECILYSHGLDCAWKITKICDTPRQLMEILRVVVEPALELNKCYSTTEKEEIAESDEIIEEKVKPDCNRSPDEAVQEIRNCFDFKSIDSSKSSSENECILYSNGLDCMQETIKRCMLLPPVMAELLRNIIEPSLALNNCYDESFDESEENVEADR; encoded by the exons ATGTTTACTTCAAGCCACTTTTTGGTGATCGTTCTGGCGTTGGGAG TGACTTTTGCCAGTCCCATTGGATCCGAGATCTCAGATCTGCAGCGAGCCTGCATCAGTATGTCAGGCTCTGATGCTGGTGTTTGGAAATTTATTGCTTCGAATTTAGAGTTCCAGTCTTGTCGGGAATCCAAGATAGGCAAAAATGACGCTAACATTAATTTTTCGACGTTCAACCCCGGAGAGATGGAAAA ACTTTGCTCTTCGCTAAACTCTTCGTTGGCCTGTTTGGACGGAATGCTTGAAGGGGCAGCGATGTGTCTAGGAAAAGATGACATCTCATCAGccaaagaaaaatttaaccaaCTTGCTGTGGATTTTCTGGACTTGATGTGTGATGGTAACTTCAATACCGTTGATG ttaaattttcAGAAGTGGCGAATAAAGATTGCATCGGTGATACTGATGATTTGGTGAAGGAACTCAGTCATTGTTTCGCTACAAATATGCTTGATAGTGAATCATCGCCCGACAACGAGTGCCTTCTTTACGCAAAAGCAATAGGCTGTGTGAAGAGCAAACTCGATAAATGTGGAGGAAATCCGCAGctcatgaaatttttgtatgcAGCCGTTGGACCTGCTCTCATACTCAACAATTGTTACGACGAGACACTATCGGAAGAATCTGTAAATAGTAGCTCAGAAATCGTTGAAGAAGCTACATCTGAAACTCTAGAAATAGTTGAGCCACGGTGCAACGGAAGCGCAGAAGAACAAGTGAGGCAACTCAGTGAATGCTTCTCATTAAATCCACTTATTGGTAAATCATCCTCTGAAAACGAAAGCCCCCTATACTCCAATGGACTAGATTGTGATCAGGAAATAACCAAAAAATGCGGTAAATCATCCTCTGAAAATGAGTGCATTCTATACTCACATGGTCTAGATTGTGCTtggaaaataaccaaaatatgTGATACACCTCGACAGTTGATGGAAATATTGAGAGTCGTCGTAGAACCTGCTCTAGAGCTCAACAAGTGTTACTCAACCACAGAAAAGGAAGAAATCGCTGAGAGCGATGAAATCATTGAAG aaaaagttaagCCAGATTGCAACAGAAGTCCTGATGAAGCAGTGCAGGAAATTAGAAATTGCTTCGATTTTAAGTCAATTGACAGTAGTAAATCATCCTCTGAAAATGAGTGCATTCTGTATTCAAATGGGCTTGATTGTATGCAGGAAACAATCAAAAGATGCATGTTATTACCTCCAGTTATGGCGGAGCTATTGAGAAATATCATAGAACCTTCGCTGGCGCTCAACAACTGCTATGATGAATCATTCGATGAATCGGAAGAAAACGTTGAAGCCGATCGATGA
- the LOC129744136 gene encoding uncharacterized protein LOC129744136 isoform X2 — protein sequence MFTSSHFLVIVLALGVTFASPIGSEISDLQRACISMSGSDAGVWKFIASNLEFQSCRESKIGKNDANINFSTFNPGEMEKLCSSLNSSLACLDGMLEGAAMCLGKDDISSAKEKFNQLAVDFLDLMCDGNFNTVDEVANKDCIGDTDDLVKELSHCFATNMLDSESSPDNECLLYAKAIGCVKSKLDKCGGNPQLMKFLYAAVGPALILNNCYDETLSEESVNSSSEIVEEATSETLEIVEPRCNGSAEEQVRQLSECFSLNPLIGKSSSENESPLYSNGLDCDQEITKKCGKSSSENECILYSHGLDCAWKITKICDTPRQLMEILRVVVEPALELNKCYSTTEKEEIAESDEIIEEKVKPDCNRSPDEAVQEIRNCFDFKSIDSSKSSSENECILYSNGLDCMQETIKRCMLLPPVMAELLRNIIEPSLALNNCYDESFDESEENVEADR from the exons ATGTTTACTTCAAGCCACTTTTTGGTGATCGTTCTGGCGTTGGGAG TGACTTTTGCCAGTCCCATTGGATCCGAGATCTCAGATCTGCAGCGAGCCTGCATCAGTATGTCAGGCTCTGATGCTGGTGTTTGGAAATTTATTGCTTCGAATTTAGAGTTCCAGTCTTGTCGGGAATCCAAGATAGGCAAAAATGACGCTAACATTAATTTTTCGACGTTCAACCCCGGAGAGATGGAAAA ACTTTGCTCTTCGCTAAACTCTTCGTTGGCCTGTTTGGACGGAATGCTTGAAGGGGCAGCGATGTGTCTAGGAAAAGATGACATCTCATCAGccaaagaaaaatttaaccaaCTTGCTGTGGATTTTCTGGACTTGATGTGTGATGGTAACTTCAATACCGTTGATG AAGTGGCGAATAAAGATTGCATCGGTGATACTGATGATTTGGTGAAGGAACTCAGTCATTGTTTCGCTACAAATATGCTTGATAGTGAATCATCGCCCGACAACGAGTGCCTTCTTTACGCAAAAGCAATAGGCTGTGTGAAGAGCAAACTCGATAAATGTGGAGGAAATCCGCAGctcatgaaatttttgtatgcAGCCGTTGGACCTGCTCTCATACTCAACAATTGTTACGACGAGACACTATCGGAAGAATCTGTAAATAGTAGCTCAGAAATCGTTGAAGAAGCTACATCTGAAACTCTAGAAATAGTTGAGCCACGGTGCAACGGAAGCGCAGAAGAACAAGTGAGGCAACTCAGTGAATGCTTCTCATTAAATCCACTTATTGGTAAATCATCCTCTGAAAACGAAAGCCCCCTATACTCCAATGGACTAGATTGTGATCAGGAAATAACCAAAAAATGCGGTAAATCATCCTCTGAAAATGAGTGCATTCTATACTCACATGGTCTAGATTGTGCTtggaaaataaccaaaatatgTGATACACCTCGACAGTTGATGGAAATATTGAGAGTCGTCGTAGAACCTGCTCTAGAGCTCAACAAGTGTTACTCAACCACAGAAAAGGAAGAAATCGCTGAGAGCGATGAAATCATTGAAG aaaaagttaagCCAGATTGCAACAGAAGTCCTGATGAAGCAGTGCAGGAAATTAGAAATTGCTTCGATTTTAAGTCAATTGACAGTAGTAAATCATCCTCTGAAAATGAGTGCATTCTGTATTCAAATGGGCTTGATTGTATGCAGGAAACAATCAAAAGATGCATGTTATTACCTCCAGTTATGGCGGAGCTATTGAGAAATATCATAGAACCTTCGCTGGCGCTCAACAACTGCTATGATGAATCATTCGATGAATCGGAAGAAAACGTTGAAGCCGATCGATGA